TATAAAGCATATTGCCTGGTCAGGTATTTAAGCCCGATGCCGGCTTTATCAATATCATTGGATGGCTGGATGTTATTCTGCACGACGAGCAGGTCTTTACCAATAATTACTTTGATGACCAGCGGGGAATCCTCGGTAGCGATATTGTGCTTAAATACGTTCTCTATCAGTAGTTGCAGCGTTAGCGGGATTATCCTATGCTTGTCGGCCAGCTGTGTTTTTTCCAGCAGAAAGGTAAAGCAATTCTCAAACCGCATCTTCATCAGGAACATATAGAAGTGGAGGGCTTCAACCTCGTCTTTCACTAAGACCAGTGGTTGCTGGTTGAGTGAAAGTACATAACGATAAGTTTTCGAGAGCGCTTTGGTAAACTTATTGGCATTTTCCGGGTTAACGTAGATCAGTGAAGACAGTACGTTCAGCGAGTTAAACAAGAAGTGTGGGTTGATCTGCGCCCGCAACGTTTCATGCTGGAACAGCAAAGCTTCTCTTTTCGCCTTCTCTGAATCAGCAATGGCCTTTTGCTCCGACCGGAAGTAATAGATTAACTCAAACGCCAACAAAATGGGAATATTGGTGGTCATCGCAAAAGCAAACTTCACCAGGAAGGAAGGCATTCCTACGCTGGAAACATTGAACACGTTGTATATCATGAAATTGAAAGCACCTAACAGCACCAGGCAAATAATGGTGAGACCTGTAAGACCGGCAATAATGCGGTACAGGATATTCCTCGTATACTTGTTCAATAGCAGGAGCAGACCGTAATCGGCAATGCACATGGCGAGAATTACTATGTAATGCGCCGAGAGCTGAATATGGAAATTGGTCCATAAATCCTCCTTCATTAAAATTATGCTGAACAGCAACTGGCACAAAGCATAGATGAGTGTGGAAAAGATAAAAATGAGCAGCGTATTTACCTTTACTTTCTTAAGTTGATCCATGTACCAAAAATAAGGCTTACCCGATGGATTTGGGAGAATCATCCGATGGACTTCATTTTAAAGGGGATGGATTTGAGGAATCCGTCTTTCAGAAGGCTCCCCGACGCAAAAACACCCTCCTTTTGTCACATTCCTACCCTCCCGATTTCAATTCCAATCCCTACATTTGATCCATACTAAAGACAAAATTATGCCCATCATCAATCCACACATCAACTTCAACGGAAATGCCGAGGAAGCATTTCAATTTTATAAATCAGTATTCGGAGGAGAGCTTACAAAAATCATCCGCTTCAAAGACATTGCGAGCGACGAATTTCCCATCCCCGAAAAGGAGGAAAACAAACTCATGAACATTGCATTGCCCATTGGCAAGAGTAATATGCTCATCGGAAATGATGTACCCAGTTTTATGGGCACCGTCAATGAGCAGGAAAACAGAAGTAAGATTTCAATAATAGCCGAAAGCAAGGACGAGGCTGACAAATTATTCAATGGACTTTCAGCTGGCGGAACAGTAGAAGTACCGCTTAACGAAAATCCAGACGGAGCCTATTTTGCCATGTTCAGAGATAAATATGGCATTGAATGGATAGTGAATTTTGACCCGAGGGCAAGTAATTAAAAATCTATCCTTTCGCGGCGGTAATCGACTTTAGCACTAGTGCAACTCCGCAAATAACAAACAGGCCAAAACCGGCGAGTGACAAGTTTAACAGCATTGAGGCACCGCTCCAATGATTAACTTTCCAAAGCACGCCGAGGCTGATCAACACAACGCCTAACAACAGGCCAGATAAAAGTATCTTTTTCATAAGTTATAGTTGTCTGTAATAAATGACGATGGGTTTACCCGCAAAATACGATAAATCAGGATAAAGGGAGGCCTGACCAGACCTCCCTAAAAAATTATCTTCTTTTCCTATATAGCAACAAGCCTGCCGCAAACAACAACAACGTACCAGGAATTAACCCAAAGAATATAATCCGCATAGTGAGAATCCCCTTATCATCGCTGTCAATTACATCTTTAGAACGAATAGCCCCCGTATTCACCGGGAAATCTCCGTACGTAAACCAGCGAAACGCTTCGGTAATCAACTGCTGGTTCCAGTTGTAAGGCTTACGCCGCGCCAGTTCGCTCGAACTCATGAAGTCGGCATCGCCGCTTACGATGATGCGTTGCTCCTTGCCATTTACAGTACGCGAGGCCGCCACCACCAGTGCTGACTTATTTTTAGCCTCCACCAATGGAACGGTATTAAAACCCAAAGAATCTCCGTACGCCAGCGGAATAGCGCCCACCATCGACACTACGCCATTATCAGCCTTGTAACCGCCGAGTTTCGGCGCAATGCTGCCCGCACTATCAGCAAACCTGGCGAGGATGAAATCCGGCGCATAATCGCGACTTTCTTCCAATATCACGGAGTCACCGGGATGGATGTCGATCTGTGCCAGCAATGGCTTCACGATCTCCTGCGATCCCGGTTCGGTGATGATGAAGAGGTTTCGGCCGCTGGCCACATATGCAGTCAGCCTAGCTTGCGCTTCGGGAGTAAAGGCGGTTTTAGGGTCGGCAATGACCAATACATTTGTGGAGGCGGGGATGTCTTGCTGTGCAAGGTTCACGGTATCCACGTTGAAGCCCTGGTTAATGAGCGCGCCCCTGAAAGCCAATTCGTTTACGAAGGTGCGAAACTCCGCGTCGCCGGCTTTGGTAATACTGCGTTCGCCGTTACCGCGAACGAAGGTTACTGAAGGGATTTCGGCAGGTGTGATCAATCGCTTTAAGGCTGCGGTAAACTCCTGTTCGCCGGGATAAATGCGGATGTCGTTATAGTAACGGAGAAAGGTTTTCTTTTCTCCGTACTCGAGCAGCCGCACCAGGCGGTTTTCTTCGGGGTTCAGGTCCACGAGCTTGCGCACTTCTTCGGGCTTCAGCACTTTTTTGTAATCGAGGTCCTGGATGTCGGCTACTTTTTTTGCAATAGCAGCATCGCTTTCGCCGGGGTAATTTTTATACAGGCCTTCGTTATTGGAGAAGTCGTAGTAGTACACGTACTTCATTTCCATATCGGGCATGAAGCGGCGGTAGGGCGTCAGTATCCTTTCGTCTTCGCTTTTCTTTTCGGGGGCGCCCAGGTAGTAGTTGTTATCCAGTATGTTCACATAGGTAGTCACTTTCAGCGGATGTTCCATCTTGCTGATCAACGCGCGGCTTTGAGCGCCAAGGGTGTGGGTTTTCGTGGCCGTCATATCCACGTAACCGGTAAGGGATGGAATGGTACTGATGTAAGCAATGACAAAACAAAGGGCGACTAGTCCGAAGTAACGCACGGTGCGGACTGCTGCTGGCCTGGCTTCGCGCTGGTCCTGCAATCGCATGGTGGTAATGGCTAAAAAGAAGCCGATCACGATCAGGAAGTAAACAATGTCCTGTGTGCTGATCAGGCCGAAAATAAATTGCTCGGTCCTGCCGGCAATAGAGATAAAATAGGTGATGTGACGTACGGTATCGTTACCCTGGAACAGTCCACCAACGAAGTTCAAACCCGCCAATACGGCCAGTGTACTGATCGCAGCCACTACCTGGTAGGTGGTGAGTGAACTCATAAACAGACCGATAGCGGAATAGGCACAAATGAGCAAGTACAGACCTGTCGCGCCGGAAACCAGGAACACCCAATCGATATTGGTAATGAAAAAAGAACCGGCTATGGCATACAGACAAATAATTACGAGCAGCAACGCGCCGTAACCCATCATGGCCACGTATTTACCCAATACAATATCTCTTACTTTGATGGGAGAAGAGAGCAACAGTTTAATGGAACCGCTGTGCATCTCACGGCTGATCAGCCCCATGGTGAGCAGTGGAATATAGAAGTACAGGGTGCTTTTCACACCGGGATAAAACCCTTCCTGTAAGCCTGCGTAGATCATGGCGGTGACATCGGAAAAGTGATTCCCCATTCTTTGGGCGCGACCGATCATCTGGATATAATGGAGGAAGTTAACACCGATCTGTATGGGAAACACGATCAGTATGAGCCAGGCCACAGGCGAATGAAACAGGAGGCTTAGCTCCTGGCGGGCTATTCTGAATATTACTTTCATTTTTGTTCGGTGTGTTTAAATGTTTTGTTGGATAACTGGGCAAAAATGGCATCCAGTGAGCTCTTCTCCAGGGTGATCTCTTTCAGCCGCCATTTGCGCTGAACGCTGGTTTCCACGATGGTTTCGGCAATATCGGCGGCTACTTCAAAGCGCACGCGAACGGTTTTATCCGACAGGTAGGTCACTTCTTTGATGCCTTTGATCGAACGTAATTCCTCGGCTGGCGGCGGGTTTTCCATGGTGGCCACAAAACTATCGGGCTCTATGTAGTTGTTAAAGGTGTCCATGGTGTCTTTAAACACGATCTTTCCCCCCTCGATCATAATAATATCCTCGCAGGTTGCCTGTATCTCCGACAAAATATGCGATGAAAATATCACTGACCTATCTGCCGCAATCTCTTTGATCAATTGACGCACTTCCAGTATCTGGTTAGGGTCAAGGCCGTTAGTCGGTTCGTCCAGTACGACCAGCAAAGGGCGATGAATAATGGCCTGTGCGATGCCCACACGCTGACGATAACCGCCGGACAAATTCCCGATCAACCGGTTAGAGAAGTGTGCTACGCCGCAACGTTCTTTCACGGTATCCACAGCTGCTTTGATCTTACTTTTCTCGATCAGGCGCAAATGCGCGCAATAGGTAAGATATTCGTCCACGGTTTGTTCCAGGTAAAGCGGCGCGTTCTGTGGCAAAAAGCCGATCCGCTTTTTCGCTTCCTCCGGCTGCTCGCGCATGTCAATACCCTCTATCAGCACGCGGCCGCGGGTCTGGCTCAGCACACCGCACAAAATGTTCATGGTAGTAGATTTACCGGCGCCATTGGAGCCAAGTAATCCGACTATACCGTTCCTGTTGATCTCGAAGCTGATATTCTGCACCGCCCAGTCTTTACTATAGCGGTGGTACAGCCCTTCGATTTTTACGATATTATCTTGCATTGTTAGAATGATTACGCAATAGGAGGTGAATGGTGCTGGCGTTATACCAGCACCATACCAGGCATATGGCTGATTTTTATTTTATGGATTTAGCTGCCAGTCCGGGTTAAACACGGTCGCGTTAGGCCACAGTTGACGCAGGTATTTATCGCTGTTCGGCTGCAATTCGTACTCAGTGCCTTCCGCTGTATGCTTCACGGTTTTCTGGAAACGGGTCTCTTTGTTCAGGCGTTTCATATCGATCACACGCATGTTGGTGAAAGCAAGTTCGCGCCTTCTTTCTTCCAGCACGAAACGTAATACCTGTTCATTATTATTACCGAAATCGGCCGCCGTAAACGCTTTGTAGGCAGCAGGCGTAATCCTGTGCTCGCGCAGCTTATTTATATCTGCCAGCGCCTCGTTCTTAAGGCCTTCGCGGGCATTACATTCGGCGCGTACGAGGTACATCTCGGGCACATTGAGATAATTGTTATAGAAATCGCCACGGAGGTAAATTTTTACTTTATAGCGATTCATATAGTTGAAAGGTGGCGCTGGCGGCCAGCCGTCGGCGTAGTACAGCGTCCAGCGTTTGTCGTCGTTGGTAAACAGGGCGCTCAATTCCGGCGAGGCGCATACGTCCATCGCCAAACCAAAGGGGCGCAGGAAGTGGCGGGCCACAATGCTCTCCGGGTTACGCTGCCCGTCCGGAATATCCGTCCAGCCCAGCGGTGCCCCCGGTACGTTCGGGAAGGGACCAGGAATAAGTATCTTATACTCGTTCATATTCTTAAGCGTTCCCTGTAAGGCAATGGCTTCATTCGCATTGCTGCGGGCATTTTCATAATCGCCCATAAACAGGTAAGCCCTCGCCAAGACCGCATATCCACCGGCTTTCGAAGCCCGGAATTTGGTGAGTTTATTTTTGAGGGGCAAATCCTTTAACGCTTCAGTAGCATCCTTGATCACCTGTTCGTACACTTCGGCCACGGTATTGCGATCGAATTTTGCATTGATATCGGCCTCCAGCGCCAAAGGCACACCTGGCATCGTAGCGGCCTTCGCTGCATCGTAGTGATGCGCGTACACGTTCACCAGCAGCAAATGTTCCATCGCGCGATGCAGCAACGCCTCTGCACGCACGGCTTTCTTATTGGCTTCCGTACCTTCCGTCGCATCCATGATATTGTTGATAATGGTATTGTAGTAGAAGATGCGTTTATAGCCTTCGCTCCACAGGAAATCATTTGCACCCTGGTCGTACGGGTTGGTATTGAAGGTATAGATCCGGCGGCCGTGCAGCTGTTGTTTCGAATACAGGTTGCCCGGCTCCCCTTCCGGCAGAAAGGCATCGTCGCTCTGAAGATCCCAGAAGTAATCGCCAAAGTTCACCGTGGTACCGGAGTTGAGCATATTCTCAAAATCGGCGGTGGTCGTCGGAATAAATTTATCTTTCGGTTGAATATCCAGGAATTTGTCGCAGCCGGTAAGTGCAACGATACTAATGATATATAAAGTTAGTTTCTTCATGATTCCTCGTTTTAGAAAGTGATATCAATACCTGTCATGAATACGCGGGTTACGGGCAGCAGTCTTTCCGCGTACTGACCAGCGTGATAATATGCTTCAGGATCTATACCCGCATCGTTCCTGAACCAGGCGAACGGATTTTGCACCTGCAAGGTGAGTTTCGCGTTCTGCAGTTTCTTTTGTCCGGGTAACAGCGGCGCAAAGTTGTAACCAAGGGCGATGTCGCGCACTTTGATGTAATCGCCTTTCAACACGTTGTTGTTTCCGGCATAATGCAGCAGCGTGTAGTACGTGCCGCCATTACCTTTGATATCCGGAGCGGGCATCATGCCAGGTATTTTCTCGTCACCAGGCTGGCGCCAGAAGTTAGCCGAACGGCGGTCGGTATTGCGGGGCGGGAAGTTGTTGGAAATAGCTGGCACCACATCACGGATCACATTGCCGCCATTGCCGATCAACATGACGTTGAGCGAAAACTGCCTGTAGCTGAAGCTGTTCGTAAAACCCGCAGTATACTTGGGACGAAGTGTACCACTATATTCCAGCGCGTTGATATCGGTCATGTTGGCCACAATATTGCCATTCTGATCATAGTTTTTCACGAGGGTGCCTTTCGCATCGTATACCATTACAGACCCATTGGTCGGATCGAGTCCGCCATATTTGAAGCTGAATACAGCATCCATTGGGTAACCAATGCGGTTTACGCCATAACCTTGTGTGAGCACATAGATGTTTGCATCCTTGATATTGATTTCCGTCATTTTGTTTTTATTGAAACTCAATGACAGTGTGCTGCTCCAATTGAAATTTTTATCGACGATGTTCGCGGTGTTCAGCGATAGTTCCACGCCTTTGTTATTCAGGCTACCGTAGTTGATCAGCGCACTTGGGAAGGCGTTCGTGGGATCGATCATTTTCTCTCCCAACAGATCAGATGTTTTGCGGATGTAGTAATCCAGCGATCCGGAGATGCGGTTCTTCAGGAAACCGAAATCGATACCAATGTTCGTAGTTGCTGTTTTTTCCCAACGCAGCAGTTTGTTAGGCGGGAGGATAATATCTGTGGCTGCGGCTTCGGCCTCCGAAAAGAAGGTGGTACGCGCCTGCAGGTAGGGGCCTACTGTACGGGCTACCGTGCCACCTAAACCGTAGGTGGAGCGAATAGTCAGATTACTTAACCAGGTCACGTCTTTCATGAAATCCTCTTCGGTCAATCGCCAGCTTCCGCCAACGCTCCAGACTGGAAGGTAGCGGTAACGGGGATCTGTGCCGAAAAGGTTTGAATTATCTACACGTACGCTTCCGGTAACGTTGTACTTTCCATTGTAGGTGTATCCGGCATTTGCATAAGCCGATATGTAACGATCTTCCTCTTCTGTGAAATTATTGTATCGGTTAAACTGGAGCATGAAATCACTGCCGAGTGATTGCGTGCCTTTCAGGTTGCCCAGCGCTACTTCATCTACCGGTGAAAATACAAGATTGTTATCGTTATAGCCCATCTTAAACACCGTGGTGGCTTTGTTCTGAATAGCACGTGCTTCAAAGCCTGCCAGTGCAGTCACCTGGTGCTGCATACCAAAGCGCCGGTCGAAGTTAAGCTGCGCACGCGCGGTGTATGATCTTGAATTGTAACGGTTTTCATAGAGTTGTCCACCGTCGGGCACATTTTTGATGAGTTCATTATTGATCAGCTGCGCAGCGTCGTTGATCATATTTTTAACGTAGTACGAATTGCCGTTGTAGTATTCCTTTGTAAGACCAGCACCACGTTCAGTCTGGTACTTCAGGTCGAGCGATAGACCTTTGATAATTCTTGCTGTAAAACCGCCCTGTAACCGGAAGTAGTTGGAAGCGTAAGAAAGGTCCTGGTTATCGAGTTCCTGCAAGTGATTAAACGTTTCATCATAAAGACCCACACTCTTCAACCGCTCTATTTCGTAAGCCGATTTCAGTTTGGTATAGGCGGCAGGGCTACCATCAGGATTTTGAAGGATTTCGTAAGGCATGTTGAAGTAAAGTCGATCCGGCGTTTCGCGGATAAAACTTCCTTTGCGGATATTCGTATGCGCACCTACTTCTGCATCCAACCATTTAAACACTTTCATTTTATCGCGCAGTGTTACGTTCACATCCGAGGAGCCTGTCTTCAAAGCATATTCATTTGCCCCGGTGAAGTTCATCGCCAGGTTGTACTGGTGAATATCGTTGCCACCACTGGCGGAAAACGCATGACGTTGTCTTACGCGGTTGCGCATATAGAGGTCCTGCACTTGCTTCAAACCATCCTGACCTTTCAACCGGTTCAACGTTTCGTCGAGTTCGGCCTGCGTGATCTGCCCCTGTTCATGCTGATACAATGCCTCGAGCGCCTGGTGCTGACCTGTACGGCGCAGCAGCTCGCTATAAGAAGGATGCCATATGTTGAACAACTCCTGTTGCAGTTCCACCATGCCTTTCGAATCGAACAGGTTCATATAATCGGCATCTGGTTTGGGAGAGATGAACACCGTGCTGCTGAAGTTCACCGTCTGCTTACGACTGCTGCCGTAACGGGTGGTGATGGAAATAACGCCATTGGCTGCACGTGTTCCGTAAATAGACGTGGCCGCGGCATCCTTCATCACGGTCACATTCACCACATCGGCCGGGTTTAGATAGTTAAGATCGCCCTCATACGGAAAGCCATCCACCACATACAGCGGACTTCTCGTACCATATAAAGTGGAAAGACCACGAATATTCACCGCACCGTTCTGCATAAACAGCCCCGGCACCGTGCCTTCCAGCCTTTCCAGGATATTGGTTTCCATCCTGGCATTCAACGTTGCTTCTGTCACTACGCCGAAAGCGCCGGTAGCCCGTTCTTTCGGTATATTCTGGTAACCAGTATTGGCGGTTACATTCAACTCTGTTAAGCTGGATGACATGGCAGATAATACCACATTACCCACCGTACCAGCTTGCAGCATGGCAGCAGTCACCGTAATTTCTTTAGGTTGATAACCGATGAAACTAATACGGATCACATTACCAACGTTAACCGGCAGCGTAAAAGTGCCCTGCAAATCGGTAATGGCAGAACGCCCGCCACCTACTATGGAGACCGTTGCACCAATGAGCGGAACGGCCAGACTGTCTGTCACACGGCCGGCTACAGATGTTGCTACGACCGCCACTGCAGCATCGTTTTTGCTGTAGAGGAAAATCGTATTATCTGTAATCCTGTAGTTAAATGGCTGATCTTTCATGATCAAGTCCAGGAAACTGAGCAGCGGCATATTTTGCACCGATGCGGAAACGGTGCCTGCCTTTTGCAGCAGTTCCGACTTTCCCCATACTACAAAACCTGTTTGCTGCTTAATAGAAGCAAACACTTTTTTCATCGGCACCGATCTTCCTGAAAAGGAAATCGACTGCGAGTACGTACTGGCCGATACATGTACACAAATGGCTAGAAGGAGAACACTGGTAAGTTTCATAATCCGAAGGATTTTGGTTGGCAGCCGGCATGGCAATTCCTCACGGCTCCAGTAAGCAGTTTTTTGCATAGATTTGCAACGTTTGGTTGTTTAAAAAAGGAGGTCTCGAAACCCGTTTTACTACAACCCGACAATTTTTAGCGGAAGTGTTAGCGCACTTCCGTTTCTATTTCGGACTGGTGATTTTAGTTGATATATACTCGTTTTAAATAATTACGGCATTACGATCAGCCTACGCCCCTCTTCCAGCCTGAAGTGTACATCCGAGCGTTCAAGCCCGCTCAGTACGTCCGACAGCTTTAGTTTCCGGCTCATCTCCCCGAAAAACACGACGTCAGGCACATTACCTTCATACACCACTTCGAGGTCATACCAACGTTCCAACTGGCGCATCATTTCCCTTAGTCCTACCCCATCGAAGTTAAACAAGCCATTCTTCCAGGCGATGGCCTTATCCATGTTTGTGTTGCTGATAACATTTGTTCCACCTGCGCCGTGCTGCAATTGATCGCCTGGTTTCAGCACCAGCGGCGCTTTACCTGAGGGCGTTACCTTTACAGCACCGGTGATCAGGGTGGTATAACTCGTTTGTTCGTTCGCGTAAGCGCTGATATTAAATTGCGTGCCCAGGACCTCTACATCCACCTTGCCGGATACCTTTACGATAAAAGGTGACATGGCATTCGTCTGCACATCAAAATAAGCCTCTCCTGAAAACTCCACCGCCCGGTTATTGCCATTAAAAGCCACCGGGAAACGCAGTGAGCTCTCGGCATTAAGCCACACTTTTGTGCCATCAGGCAGTGTGATGTTGTACGAGCGGCCTTTAGAAGTGGTGATCGTATTGTATTGCGGCTCCGACGCGTTTTCAGAGCCGGGCGTGTATTGCAGTCCGTCGTTCTTTAATATTACCGTGGTGCCGTTCTGTTTGGTGAGGATGCCATTGCCCGCACTATCCAACACCATTTGCGATCCATCGGCCAGGGTAAGTACCGCGCCAAAGCTGCCCGGTTCCACATCCTGCACGTTCAGAGAAGCCGTCACAGGCATCGGTTGTGTTTGCCGGCCTTTCAACATCCACACACCTGCGGCCATTACCACCACAGCGGCTGCGGCCCACCACCAGCGGTGCAGGAAGTGTACACGCGGCCGGGGTACGATTACCTCGGGATGTGCAGGCAACTTGTCTGCCTTCAGTATCTGGCTGGCCATCTGCATCCACTGCGAGCGGTCGTATGGCGGCAGCTCCTGAGTGGAATGTGCTTCCAGCCATTCCTCCGCGTCTTCCACACCGGCACCGGGTTCATCGCGGCCTATAAGGACAGACAACTCCTCCAGCTCGGCATCCGTAGCAGTGTTGTTGGCCAGGCGCTCCAGCAAATATGTTAATCGGGCTTTGTGTTCCATAATAGTAGTATGAAATGTGATGCACCCCTTCTATACCAGACAATCGGGGAAAGCGGTGGTACCGAAAAAAGTCAAATTTTTTTTCTGCGGGAGGTGTTCATAGTAAAATGTCGAGCAATACCAGGATAAACAGCGGGTAGCCGGCCCTTTGCAGCGACTCCCGGATATTTTTGAGCGCCATCACCATCAGATTTTTCACCGTGCTGACAGCCAGGCCCATCTGTTCGGCTATCTCATTAATGCTTAAGTGTTGTTCCCTGCTAAGGCGGTAAATGCGTTGCTGCTTTTCCGGTAATTGTTGTACAGCTTTGTTCACCAGCCCCAGGAGCTGATTAAACTCCAGCATCTCGGCAGCGGAAGTCGTTTGCAGCGCATCCTGCCCAACAGCGTTTACTACTTTACCATGGATATTTTGCCGGCGAACATAATTGATAGCGAGGAAGAAGCAGATCTTTTTGATCCATGCCGAGGGCTGGTCCAGCTCCGTAAGCTGGTCGCGGGCGAGCCATACTTTAAGAAAGGTATCCTGCACGAGATCGTGCGCCACGGCCAGATCGCCTGTAATGCGAACGGCCAGCGCCTGCAGCCTGGGGGCATACAGCTCCACCAGCTCCCTGAATGCGCTCTCCTCCCCGGCGGCCACACGTTTATACAATCCTGGAACATCCATTATCTGACGGTCGTTCAATGACGCGGTGATTAATAGTGAAAGGTGCTAACGGATGAATGATTTTGATTGAAACAGGGGTAAATCTCGTGAAAAAGGAGCGAAAATGCAATGGGTGGTGCCTGCGAGACGAAGGGGCTGAATAAAAAACAGTGAAGACTTTCAGAATTGCGTAAAAGCCGGGTCTTCTATCCGCTATACGAATAAGAAGGGGCTGACCATTTACTATTGGTCAGCCCTTGTAGGCTATTGGTGGCAAGTTATTTTGCCCGACCGGGATAGAAGAACATCCGCGCATGCTCCAGCTGCCAGACTTTCGGCAACAGGTAGTATGGCTGCACGAGTCCCTTTTCGCCAGTAACCGGCAAATACAAACCTCCTGCGGACATTCTGCTCACGGACTCATTGTCCCGGAAGGCCCACTGGTCGGTAGTACCCGCCTTTGTGAAATAAATACTGGTATTGCTCAATGCCACCGTGGTCTCAAAACCCGGTGCGGCCAGGTAATTCACGGTAATCCAGCTGCCTGGCTTCACGTCTTTCGCCAGATAGTAACGTAGCTCCTCCCCTGTACTTGCATCCTTCCGGTAAAGGAACATGTCGAAAGGTGCTTCATCTTCCGGAAAGTTTACATAAAACAACAGTTTGTTCGTCGCTGTGTCAACCGCCGGCGGTGTATACTCCGTAGTTTTACCATCAACATAAGTGAAATTGATAGCCACTTTTGCCGCCGACAGATCCACAGTTTTACTGAAAACCACCTGTTTGGTAGCTGTATCGCGGACGGT
This genomic interval from Chitinophaga horti contains the following:
- a CDS encoding sensor histidine kinase; the encoded protein is MDQLKKVKVNTLLIFIFSTLIYALCQLLFSIILMKEDLWTNFHIQLSAHYIVILAMCIADYGLLLLLNKYTRNILYRIIAGLTGLTIICLVLLGAFNFMIYNVFNVSSVGMPSFLVKFAFAMTTNIPILLAFELIYYFRSEQKAIADSEKAKREALLFQHETLRAQINPHFLFNSLNVLSSLIYVNPENANKFTKALSKTYRYVLSLNQQPLVLVKDEVEALHFYMFLMKMRFENCFTFLLEKTQLADKHRIIPLTLQLLIENVFKHNIATEDSPLVIKVIIGKDLLVVQNNIQPSNDIDKAGIGLKYLTRQYALYGRDVVVEDNGQLFTVKIPYIEL
- a CDS encoding ABC transporter ATP-binding protein → MQDNIVKIEGLYHRYSKDWAVQNISFEINRNGIVGLLGSNGAGKSTTMNILCGVLSQTRGRVLIEGIDMREQPEEAKKRIGFLPQNAPLYLEQTVDEYLTYCAHLRLIEKSKIKAAVDTVKERCGVAHFSNRLIGNLSGGYRQRVGIAQAIIHRPLLVVLDEPTNGLDPNQILEVRQLIKEIAADRSVIFSSHILSEIQATCEDIIMIEGGKIVFKDTMDTFNNYIEPDSFVATMENPPPAEELRSIKGIKEVTYLSDKTVRVRFEVAADIAETIVETSVQRKWRLKEITLEKSSLDAIFAQLSNKTFKHTEQK
- a CDS encoding RagB/SusD family nutrient uptake outer membrane protein, with protein sequence MKKLTLYIISIVALTGCDKFLDIQPKDKFIPTTTADFENMLNSGTTVNFGDYFWDLQSDDAFLPEGEPGNLYSKQQLHGRRIYTFNTNPYDQGANDFLWSEGYKRIFYYNTIINNIMDATEGTEANKKAVRAEALLHRAMEHLLLVNVYAHHYDAAKAATMPGVPLALEADINAKFDRNTVAEVYEQVIKDATEALKDLPLKNKLTKFRASKAGGYAVLARAYLFMGDYENARSNANEAIALQGTLKNMNEYKILIPGPFPNVPGAPLGWTDIPDGQRNPESIVARHFLRPFGLAMDVCASPELSALFTNDDKRWTLYYADGWPPAPPFNYMNRYKVKIYLRGDFYNNYLNVPEMYLVRAECNAREGLKNEALADINKLREHRITPAAYKAFTAADFGNNNEQVLRFVLEERRRELAFTNMRVIDMKRLNKETRFQKTVKHTAEGTEYELQPNSDKYLRQLWPNATVFNPDWQLNP
- a CDS encoding Gldg family protein, translating into MKVIFRIARQELSLLFHSPVAWLILIVFPIQIGVNFLHYIQMIGRAQRMGNHFSDVTAMIYAGLQEGFYPGVKSTLYFYIPLLTMGLISREMHSGSIKLLLSSPIKVRDIVLGKYVAMMGYGALLLVIICLYAIAGSFFITNIDWVFLVSGATGLYLLICAYSAIGLFMSSLTTYQVVAAISTLAVLAGLNFVGGLFQGNDTVRHITYFISIAGRTEQFIFGLISTQDIVYFLIVIGFFLAITTMRLQDQREARPAAVRTVRYFGLVALCFVIAYISTIPSLTGYVDMTATKTHTLGAQSRALISKMEHPLKVTTYVNILDNNYYLGAPEKKSEDERILTPYRRFMPDMEMKYVYYYDFSNNEGLYKNYPGESDAAIAKKVADIQDLDYKKVLKPEEVRKLVDLNPEENRLVRLLEYGEKKTFLRYYNDIRIYPGEQEFTAALKRLITPAEIPSVTFVRGNGERSITKAGDAEFRTFVNELAFRGALINQGFNVDTVNLAQQDIPASTNVLVIADPKTAFTPEAQARLTAYVASGRNLFIITEPGSQEIVKPLLAQIDIHPGDSVILEESRDYAPDFILARFADSAGSIAPKLGGYKADNGVVSMVGAIPLAYGDSLGFNTVPLVEAKNKSALVVAASRTVNGKEQRIIVSGDADFMSSSELARRKPYNWNQQLITEAFRWFTYGDFPVNTGAIRSKDVIDSDDKGILTMRIIFFGLIPGTLLLFAAGLLLYRKRR
- a CDS encoding VOC family protein codes for the protein MPIINPHINFNGNAEEAFQFYKSVFGGELTKIIRFKDIASDEFPIPEKEENKLMNIALPIGKSNMLIGNDVPSFMGTVNEQENRSKISIIAESKDEADKLFNGLSAGGTVEVPLNENPDGAYFAMFRDKYGIEWIVNFDPRASN